A single genomic interval of Mycteria americana isolate JAX WOST 10 ecotype Jacksonville Zoo and Gardens chromosome 20, USCA_MyAme_1.0, whole genome shotgun sequence harbors:
- the MDM4 gene encoding protein Mdm4, giving the protein MTSSSSAQHPAAENTRRITLGQVNQLRPKLPLLKILQAAGAQGEIFTLKEVMHYLGQYIMVRQLYDKRQQHMVYCGGDQLGELLGLESFSVKDPSPVYDMLKRNLTSAAMADAAQNLAKEQSVDKPSQDQLKFSRQEGSDTGIMEGETNASALSTSEQKCENYEDKDLIENLSKSKKPKLDLVFEEWDVAGLPWWFLGNLRSNYKSRSNGSTDIQTNQDIDTAVVSDTTDDLWFLNECPSDQSSAAVKVETVDCEEVKEGDKKVTEDACLHDFEDSQCLSDDTDTEAASEDCWQCTKCKKFNSPGKRYCYRCWALRKDWYSDCPKLAHSLSLSNIDAMQNKNDDGGIDVPDCRRTISAPVGQPKDLYMVENKSRVDPCSSIESLDLAQECESKESLLHFTEQKKEEEIQSLESIKKLLNPCFLCHHRPRDGNIVHGRTAHLVACFKCAKMLKKKRSPCPVCRKEIEMVIRIFMG; this is encoded by the exons ATGACATCTTCAAGCTCTGCCCAGCATCCAGCAGCTGAGAATACCCGCAGAATCACACTCGGACAAGTTAACCAG CTGCGACCCAAACTGCCGCTTCTGAAGATTCTGCAGGCTGCAGGCGCTCAAGGTGAAATCTTCACGCTGAAGGAG GTTATGCATTACCTAGGACAGTATATAATGGTGAGGCAGCTATACGACAAAAGACAGCAGCACATGGTCTATTGTGGAGGAGATCAGCTAGGAGAACTGCTGGGACTGGAGAGCTTCTCTGTAAAAGATCCAAG CCCAGTCTATGACATGTTGAAACGGAACCTGACTTCTGCTGCAATGGCAG ATGCTGCACAGAATCTCGCAAAGGAACAGAGCGTCGATAAGCCAAGCCAAGACCAGCTGAAG TTTAGCCGGCAAGAAGGTTCTGACACTGGCATCATGGAGGGTGAAACCAATGCTTCTGCTTTGTCTACCTCAGAGCAAAAATGTGAGAATTACGAAG ACAAAGACTTAATAGAAAACCTCTCTAAAAGCAAGAAGCCTAAACTGGACCTAGTGTTTGAGGAATGGGATGTAGCTGGTCTTCCATGGTGGTTTTTAGGCAACCTCAGAAGCAATTACAAGTCCAGAAGTAATGGATCCACAGATATTCAGACTAACCAG GACATAGACACTGCCGTTGTTTCGGATACTACTGATGACTTGTGGTTCCTCAACGAATGCCCGTCGGATCAGAGCAGTGCTGCAGTCAAGGTGGAAACAGTTGACTGTGAGGAAGTGAAAGAAGGTGACAAAAAG GTGACCGAGGATGCATGTTTGCACGACTTTGAGGATTCTCAGTGCTTAAGTGATGACACAGATACAGAAGCTGCTTCTGAG GACTGCTGGCAATGTACCAAATGCAAGAAATTTAACTCTCCAGGCAAACGGTACTGTTACCGCTGCTGGGCCTTACGGAAAGACTGGTACTCAGATTGTCCCAAACTGGctcattctctttctctgtccaACATTGACgctatgcaaaacaaaaatgatgATGGAGGGATAGATGTCCCGGACTGCCGAAGGACTATTTCTGCTCCAGTTGGCCAACCCAAAGACCTGTACATGGTAGAAAACAAATCACGTGTAGATCCCTGCAGCTCTATTGAGTCTTTGGATTTGGCACAAGAATGTGAAAGCAAGGAGTCTCTGTTGCATTTCACTgagcagaaaaaggaggaagaaatacagtctttagagagtattaaaaaattactgaatCCTTGCTTCTTATGCCATCACAGACCACGGGATGGGAATATTGTCCATGGAAGGACTGCTCACCTTGTGGCCTGTTTCAAGTGTgcaaagatgctgaagaaaaagagatCACCTTGCCCAGTGTGCAGGAAAGAGATTGAGATGGTGATCAGGATCTTTATGGGGTAA